GAGGAGGACCCGTCCCTGCGGCATGCCCGCGAGCAGGGGACGCCCGTGGTCTGGATCGACCCGGAAAAGGCCCGCGTCGAGCGCCGCGTCACCCTAGACCGCGCCTACTCGATGAAGCTCGCGCTGGAGCACCTCTATGGGCTCGGGCACCGGCGTTTTGTCAACCTCGGGATCGACCCCACCGACGCCAACGGCTCGGTCAAGTTCCAGGGGCTCAAGCGCACCTGCAGCCGCCTCGGGCTCGACTGGGAGCGTGATTTTAGCCACTTTTACGTGGAGGGCTGGCAGCAGCACGATTATGCCTTCGGGGAGCGGCTGGCTGGGGTGTTTGCTGCCTCCGCTCCATCCGCCACGGCGGCGGTCGTCCTCAATGACCGGGTGGCCATCGGCCTTATGCACCGGCTGCGCCGCAAGGGGTGGGATTTTCCCAAAAACCTGTCCATCGTAAGCTACGACAACAACGACATGGCCGCTTACGCCTGCCCGCCGCTGACGACGATCGACCAGCGGGTCGAGTCCATGATGGAGGCTGCGGTCGAGATGCTCGATGCTTTGGTCGAGGGCGGCGAGGCCGCCGCCGCGCTCAAGCCCCGCAGCGTGCGCCCGACTCTGGTCGAGCGCGAGTCCACCGCTCAGGCGTAGCAGGTTTTTTTGGGGGGGGTGGTCTTGGGGCGGCCAGCGTCTTTATTGAATGCTGTCAAAATGTAACTGTTTTGTTACTTAGCCGCGATGGCGGATTTCAGGCGGTTCATACTTGACTCCACCCTACACGTGTGTGATTTTGAGCGTAAATTCCGATATTCATGGCTAAAATACTCCTTACGACCACTTCCTATCAGGATACCCCCGGCCCGCACCACGAACTGCTTAACGGCTCCGGCCACGAGGTCCACTGTGAGCGCGGCCCGCTCTCCGAGCAGCAGATGCTTGAGCTGGTGGGCGACTTTGACGCTTTCCTGTGCGGGGACGACGCCATCACCCGCAAGGTGCTGGAAAAGGCCACCCCGAAGCTCAAGATCATCGCCAAGTACGGCATTGGCGTGGACAAGATCGACGTGGCCGCCGCCACCGAAATGGGCTTGCCACTCTGTTTCACACCCGGGGTCAACCACACCACCGTGGCCGAGCACAGCTTCGCGCTGATGCTGGCGCTGTTCCGCAGCCTGGTCGATGAGGCCAACTATGTGCGCGCCGGGAACTGGAAGCGCCTGACCGGCCACGAGATCATGGGCAAGACCATCGGTATCGTCGGTCTGGGCCGCATCGGCAAGGAGGTCGCCATCCGCGCCAAGGCCTTCGGTTTGAAGATCATCGGTAACGACCTGTACTGGCCCGAGGAGTTTGCCAAGGAGTACGGGATCGAACGGGCCGAGAGCTTTGACGGTGTTTTTGAAAAGGCCGACATCATTTCCCTGCACACCAACCTGACCGAGGAAACCCGCAACCTCATCAGCGCCGCTTCGATTGCGAAGATGAAGGATGGCGTCGTCATCCTCAACTGTGCCCGGGGCGAGCTGGTCAACACGGCCGACATGGTGGCCGCGCTCAAATCCGGCAAGGTCGGCGGCTACGGCGCGGACGTGCTCGACGAGGAGCCGCCCCGCCCGGACCATCCGCTGCTGACCGCCCCGAACTGCGTGCTCACGCCGCACATCGGCTCGCGCACGCACGAGTCCGTCCAGCGCCAGGCCATGATGGCCACGCAGAATCTCCTGCTGTGCCTGGAGGGCAAGAAACCGCTCGCGCAGGTCAATGACGTGCCGATTCCCGCTTTGAGTTAGATAAAAATACGATCACGAAGGACACGAAGAAGGCGCGAAGAGCACGAAGTTTTATTCTTTCAAACGTTGCTCCCGATTGTCCTGTCCTTGTGCCCTTCGTGCCTTCTTCGTGACCCACTTTAAACATTCCGATTAACCATGAGCGAAACTTTCTATATCGTTCCCGAGGCGACCCATAACGAACTGGTCGTCGCCGCCTACCGCCACCGCGGGTTCACCGCGGACGAGGCTGCCGCCGCCGCGCGTTTCTCCGCGCATGCCAGCCGCCACGGTATCCGCACCCACAACGCGATCAAGGCGCTCCACCTGGACCACCTTTTCGGCTCCGCTGCCGGTGGCTGTAAGCCCGGGGCCGAGATCGAGAAAAAGCCCTCCCGTTTCGCCGCCAGCGAAATCTGGAACGCCAACCGCAAGCTCGGTCAGGCGACCGCCTACGCCGCCATGGATGAGGCCATCGCGCTGGCCGACAAGTACGGCATCGGGCAGGTCTCGGTGGACAACGCCTTCCACTACCTGTGGGGCGGCGGCTACGTGATGGAGGCCGCCTCGCGTGGCTACATCGCCTACACTAATTGCACGGCGGCGCTGGCCGAAGTCGTGCCATTTATGGGGAAGTTCCCCACGCTCGGGACCAACCCGCACTCCTGGGGTTTCCCCACGGTGGACGCGGTGGGTTTTCCCATCGTGGTTGACTGGGCCACCTCGGTCGTGGCGATGGGCCGCGTCCAGCAACTCGCCCGCGAGGGCAAGCAGCTCCCTCCGAACGCGGCAGTGGACAAGGACGGTAACCCGACCACAGACCCCGCCGAAGTCGTCGCGCTGACGACCTTCGGGGCGCACAAGGGCTACGGGCTTTCCCTCATCAACGAGATCATGGGCGCCTTTATCGGCGGTTCGCTGCCGACCCTGCGCTCGCGCTGGCAGAAGAACCCCGAGGAGAAGCACACGCCCGCCTTCTACTTCCAGGTCATCCACCCGGAGGCGATTGCCGGCGGGGACTACGCCCTCGGGCGGAACCAGGCCGAGAATGTCAAGGCCGTCCTCGCCGACGTGCTCGGCCACGGCAACGAGTCCTGCATCCTGCCCGGACAGATCGAGGCCCAGGCGGCCAAGCGTTCCGACGCTGCCGGTGGCCTGCTCTTCTCCAGGGCCGAACTCGACGTTTTCAACGACATCGCCCATGAATGCGGCCATACCGGCTGGAAACTCGGCGATTTCGATCAGGCTGAAAATGTGTAAAACCGTCGTTCCCGCCCGGCTCGTCCGGGCGGGAACGATGCGCCTTGCCGGGGCTGTGCCAATCCGCTAAGGGTGCTCGTGAAAACACGTCACATCCACCCTCGGATTAACAACACTCTGGAAAGCGCGTCCCAATGAAAATTTCGATCACCAGCTTCTTCCTCGCAGCCTTGCTGCTCATTCCCGGTCTGCTCCGGGCCCAGTCGGGCATTGACCCGGCCCAGGCCATTATTGGCACCTGGGTCATCGACGCCGACGCCAGCTGGGAGCAGTTTGAGAAGTCGCCCGAATGGGAGGCGATGACGCCCGACCAGCGGGTGGACTTTCGCTCGACCATCTGGCCCAAGGCCCTGGAAAAGCTGCTTTTTACCGCCTACCACTTCGCGCCGAACCAGATCGTCATCGCGCACAAGGACAGCCAGTTGCCGATCCCGGCCAGCTACGTGAAGTCCGAAGGCCGCACGCTGACCGTGGTCATGGGCGAAGCGCCCAATACGGTCACCCTGACCATTAATTTCTACAACGCCAACCAGATCAACATCCGCAGCGCCGACGAGCTCAAGCCCAACTACTACGTGTGGGTGCGTCGGGGCAAGGATCGCCCCTGAGCCTTTTTCTAAAATTTGCTTCAGGGCTCTCGATTAATTTAACCCTTACAAAACTACCAAAGACCCAAAGACATCAGTCATGGCCATTGAAATCAAATCCCAGGAATCCTGCCA
The DNA window shown above is from Ruficoccus amylovorans and carries:
- a CDS encoding phosphoglycerate dehydrogenase, whose product is MAKILLTTTSYQDTPGPHHELLNGSGHEVHCERGPLSEQQMLELVGDFDAFLCGDDAITRKVLEKATPKLKIIAKYGIGVDKIDVAAATEMGLPLCFTPGVNHTTVAEHSFALMLALFRSLVDEANYVRAGNWKRLTGHEIMGKTIGIVGLGRIGKEVAIRAKAFGLKIIGNDLYWPEEFAKEYGIERAESFDGVFEKADIISLHTNLTEETRNLISAASIAKMKDGVVILNCARGELVNTADMVAALKSGKVGGYGADVLDEEPPRPDHPLLTAPNCVLTPHIGSRTHESVQRQAMMATQNLLLCLEGKKPLAQVNDVPIPALS
- a CDS encoding LacI family DNA-binding transcriptional regulator; the protein is MSTRPSKPATAAALARHLGLSRWTVSRVLNGHPGVLPATVERVQQAMEELGYQPNALARGLRGGKTGTIGICFQEIESPILVRKSTILQNLLREQGRHTLIELTDGNPGLEERIVGHFLSMRVDGIVLIGSRLSEEDPSLRHAREQGTPVVWIDPEKARVERRVTLDRAYSMKLALEHLYGLGHRRFVNLGIDPTDANGSVKFQGLKRTCSRLGLDWERDFSHFYVEGWQQHDYAFGERLAGVFAASAPSATAAVVLNDRVAIGLMHRLRRKGWDFPKNLSIVSYDNNDMAAYACPPLTTIDQRVESMMEAAVEMLDALVEGGEAAAALKPRSVRPTLVERESTAQA
- a CDS encoding Ldh family oxidoreductase, with translation MSETFYIVPEATHNELVVAAYRHRGFTADEAAAAARFSAHASRHGIRTHNAIKALHLDHLFGSAAGGCKPGAEIEKKPSRFAASEIWNANRKLGQATAYAAMDEAIALADKYGIGQVSVDNAFHYLWGGGYVMEAASRGYIAYTNCTAALAEVVPFMGKFPTLGTNPHSWGFPTVDAVGFPIVVDWATSVVAMGRVQQLAREGKQLPPNAAVDKDGNPTTDPAEVVALTTFGAHKGYGLSLINEIMGAFIGGSLPTLRSRWQKNPEEKHTPAFYFQVIHPEAIAGGDYALGRNQAENVKAVLADVLGHGNESCILPGQIEAQAAKRSDAAGGLLFSRAELDVFNDIAHECGHTGWKLGDFDQAENV